The proteins below are encoded in one region of Flavobacteriales bacterium:
- a CDS encoding SMP-30/gluconolactonase/LRE family protein, producing MSPTKKLLLFVLLTIIGFALYTFISTGFFRSVENDFNGQTVLEIPIKGAEDITISAADSFAIVSATARLAFPPSEQEHGGLYYMELKSGNFVLTHLTPDFGKDFAPHGISMFKRDSVYTIAVVNHMMDEHSIEIFTLVGKKLTHIRTEKSTKLVSPNDVVLLDENRFYVTNDHGNAHGFGRLLEDYGNWAASNVLYFDGQQFTEAAEGISFANGINFDPKRNLVFVASPRRFLIKVYAKADDNSLSFVEDIPCGTGVDNIEFDNEGNLWVGCHPNLLRFTAYATGKKETSPSEVLKIAYRGKGDYTVESMYTNDGSQVSATSVAAPFGNLLFVGNVKDDEMLILKRDN from the coding sequence ATGTCTCCAACCAAAAAACTCCTCCTCTTCGTCCTTCTTACCATCATCGGCTTCGCCCTTTACACTTTCATCTCCACTGGTTTTTTCAGAAGTGTGGAGAATGACTTCAATGGACAAACCGTGCTGGAAATTCCGATAAAAGGAGCAGAAGACATTACCATAAGCGCGGCAGACAGCTTTGCCATTGTTTCGGCCACAGCCCGTTTGGCCTTTCCGCCCAGCGAGCAGGAACATGGTGGTCTGTATTACATGGAATTGAAGAGCGGGAACTTCGTTCTTACCCACTTGACACCCGATTTTGGGAAGGATTTTGCACCTCATGGCATTTCCATGTTCAAGCGCGATAGCGTCTATACCATTGCGGTTGTCAACCACATGATGGACGAACATTCCATCGAGATCTTTACGCTTGTCGGCAAGAAACTGACGCACATCCGCACCGAAAAATCAACCAAATTGGTGAGTCCCAACGATGTTGTGCTGCTGGATGAAAACCGTTTTTACGTAACCAACGACCACGGCAATGCCCACGGCTTTGGCCGTTTGCTGGAAGATTATGGCAATTGGGCAGCATCAAACGTGCTCTATTTTGACGGGCAGCAATTTACCGAAGCTGCCGAGGGCATTTCCTTTGCCAACGGCATCAACTTCGACCCCAAGCGCAACTTGGTGTTTGTGGCTTCGCCCCGAAGGTTCCTGATCAAGGTTTATGCGAAGGCCGATGACAATTCGCTCTCTTTCGTAGAAGACATTCCGTGTGGAACGGGTGTAGATAATATTGAATTCGACAACGAAGGAAATCTCTGGGTTGGTTGCCATCCCAACCTCTTGCGTTTTACGGCTTACGCCACAGGCAAAAAGGAAACTTCGCCATCCGAAGTATTGAAGATCGCGTATCGAGGCAAAGGCGATTACACGGTAGAAAGCATGTATACTAATGATGGTTCGCAGGTATCGGCCACTTCGGTAGCTGCACCATTTGGCAATCTGCTTTTTGTGGGAAATGTGAAAGATGACGAGATGCTGATTCTGAAGCGAGACAACTAA
- a CDS encoding DoxX family protein, whose product MAGFYIYAGVNHFRMPKFYLHMMPPFIPWHEMVNKLSGAIEIFLGLLLFCPAYSTYAAWGIIALLIAVFPANIYHLTSAKPNGKFPIWGLWLRLPFQAVFIAWAWWHTF is encoded by the coding sequence ATGGCCGGATTTTACATCTACGCTGGGGTCAATCACTTCCGAATGCCCAAATTCTACCTGCACATGATGCCGCCATTTATTCCGTGGCACGAAATGGTGAATAAATTGAGCGGTGCGATTGAGATCTTTCTCGGACTGCTGTTGTTCTGCCCTGCCTATTCTACCTACGCAGCATGGGGAATCATTGCTTTGCTGATTGCTGTTTTCCCTGCCAACATCTACCATCTTACCTCGGCCAAACCGAATGGTAAATTTCCCATTTGGGGATTGTGGTTAAGGCTGCCTTTTCAAGCGGTATTTATCGCATGGGCGTGGTGGCATACGTTTTAA
- a CDS encoding YdeI/OmpD-associated family protein, protein MLTDKPLVDKNYLLQKFSGKGGWTYAAIPEVPKNPHTPFGWVRVRGSIDGFRLEKCKLQPMGNGQLFLPVNATIRKKIGKEAGDTVHIILFEEEISEQIRLELRLCLENEPEEIRDTFYHLSDFLQDNYLGWLQDAKTEEEKANRILKLIEELATY, encoded by the coding sequence ATGCTGACTGACAAGCCACTTGTAGATAAGAACTATCTGCTACAGAAATTCTCTGGGAAGGGCGGCTGGACCTATGCTGCCATTCCGGAAGTGCCAAAGAACCCACACACGCCTTTTGGTTGGGTTCGGGTACGAGGTAGTATTGACGGCTTTCGATTGGAAAAATGTAAACTCCAGCCAATGGGCAACGGTCAGTTGTTTTTGCCAGTTAACGCTACCATTCGCAAGAAAATAGGAAAGGAAGCCGGTGATACGGTGCATATCATCCTTTTTGAGGAAGAAATATCGGAACAGATTCGTCTGGAATTGCGATTGTGTTTAGAGAATGAGCCAGAGGAAATACGAGACACTTTCTACCATTTGAGCGATTTCCTGCAGGACAATTACTTAGGTTGGTTGCAGGATGCTAAAACCGAAGAGGAAAAAGCCAATCGGATTCTTAAACTGATTGAGGAATTGGCCACCTATTGA
- a CDS encoding OsmC family protein, with product MEYKVNTVWKDKMAFDSHLGNHTVRMDTTPEMGDDSGPSPKELVLAGLTGCTGMDVVSLFRKMRVDFTHFEMKAETQLTEEHPKVFSDITLIYIVGGNDLDHEKVEKAISLSFEKYCGVAAMLKKNGPINYKIEYSDQ from the coding sequence ATGGAATATAAAGTGAACACAGTTTGGAAGGATAAGATGGCATTTGATAGCCATCTAGGGAATCATACGGTGCGAATGGATACAACCCCTGAAATGGGAGATGATTCTGGACCAAGCCCCAAGGAATTGGTGCTTGCCGGACTAACCGGTTGTACAGGAATGGATGTTGTTTCGTTGTTTCGAAAAATGCGCGTGGATTTCACACATTTTGAGATGAAAGCAGAGACGCAATTAACGGAAGAGCATCCCAAGGTTTTTTCTGATATCACGTTGATCTACATAGTTGGAGGAAACGACCTGGATCATGAAAAAGTTGAAAAAGCCATCTCGCTTTCGTTCGAAAAGTACTGCGGTGTTGCAGCAATGCTTAAGAAAAACGGCCCGATCAACTACAAGATCGAATATTCTGATCAATAG
- a CDS encoding DUF1801 domain-containing protein: MEKLQQFYLSQPEPNRSCFLAMRNIILKVDKRIEETLKYGSPCFTYGGKVFCYLWKDKKLNEPYFLMVEGKHLDHPQLETGDRKRMKILRVNPNDDLPIAVIHSVLTDAIELYENGIIKTKRHGI, translated from the coding sequence ATGGAAAAACTTCAGCAGTTTTATTTGTCTCAACCAGAACCGAATCGATCTTGCTTTCTAGCGATGAGAAACATCATATTGAAAGTTGACAAGAGGATAGAAGAAACACTGAAATATGGCTCACCTTGCTTCACGTATGGCGGCAAAGTGTTTTGCTATCTGTGGAAAGACAAGAAACTGAATGAACCCTATTTTCTGATGGTGGAAGGAAAACACCTTGACCATCCGCAGTTGGAAACAGGAGATAGAAAGCGAATGAAGATTCTGAGAGTCAATCCGAATGATGATCTGCCAATTGCAGTTATACATTCTGTGCTAACGGATGCCATAGAATTGTATGAGAACGGAATAATCAAAACAAAACGACATGGAATATAA
- a CDS encoding dipeptidase, whose amino-acid sequence MRWLKFFLFPFLFFSAKAQEIHEYIDLQIHPCMHVPYSFFGDGLEIFDEANPPDLSWKHQFTNVNYANYLRKNKGARILCVGALTQENIASAKRGRKVIMKQIKYVNDFVAANSEDFAVARTPKEARELVHATDKTIIIHSIEGGKRLINSQEDANFWAEQGVAFITLVHLVDSKYGAAANQPVFALKFLNLSSLFKKEKNRRLTEKGRNAILWLANAGIMTDITHMSDNTRKDALALMEEKHIPPLVTHDMFKPIQNQPRGMEEEDVLKVYANNGFISLPVSGESCRPYKSRADYQAKIDALERYCDGSIDSYKFTYLEVKAFLEQHLSEEEVANLSIGFQTDFNGWLNHHHPRYGEEGCYQANPDSTYEAIELQGLAHPGLLESHWRLLEKEGVDLEPIKRSSEKFLQMWEYFLEKKGAF is encoded by the coding sequence ATGCGCTGGCTTAAATTTTTCCTTTTCCCGTTTCTCTTTTTCTCCGCGAAAGCGCAGGAAATCCACGAATACATCGATCTGCAGATTCATCCGTGCATGCACGTTCCGTATTCCTTTTTTGGGGATGGATTGGAAATATTTGATGAAGCAAATCCGCCTGACCTGAGTTGGAAACACCAGTTCACCAATGTGAATTATGCCAACTACTTGCGCAAGAATAAAGGCGCGCGCATTCTTTGCGTTGGGGCGTTGACCCAAGAGAATATCGCTTCTGCTAAGCGCGGCCGTAAGGTGATCATGAAGCAGATCAAGTATGTGAATGATTTTGTGGCAGCCAATTCGGAAGATTTCGCGGTGGCACGCACGCCAAAGGAAGCTCGCGAGCTTGTTCATGCAACAGACAAAACCATCATCATTCATTCCATTGAAGGCGGAAAACGCTTGATCAATTCGCAGGAAGACGCCAATTTTTGGGCTGAACAGGGCGTGGCATTCATCACCTTGGTGCATTTGGTAGACAGCAAGTATGGCGCAGCAGCCAATCAGCCTGTGTTTGCACTGAAATTTCTGAACCTCTCAAGTCTGTTTAAAAAGGAGAAGAACCGAAGACTGACCGAGAAAGGCAGGAATGCCATTCTGTGGCTGGCCAATGCAGGCATCATGACCGACATTACCCACATGAGCGACAACACGCGGAAAGACGCGTTGGCGCTGATGGAAGAAAAGCACATTCCGCCTTTGGTAACACATGATATGTTCAAACCCATTCAGAACCAGCCACGCGGAATGGAGGAAGAAGATGTGCTTAAAGTGTACGCCAACAATGGTTTTATTTCGCTGCCTGTGAGTGGCGAGAGTTGCAGACCGTATAAGTCGAGAGCGGATTATCAGGCCAAGATTGATGCCTTAGAAAGGTATTGTGATGGCTCAATTGACAGTTATAAGTTCACTTACTTGGAAGTGAAAGCATTTTTGGAACAGCATCTTTCGGAGGAAGAAGTCGCGAATCTTTCCATCGGATTTCAGACTGATTTTAACGGATGGCTCAATCATCATCATCCACGATACGGAGAAGAAGGTTGCTATCAAGCAAACCCTGACAGTACCTACGAAGCCATCGAACTGCAAGGCTTGGCGCATCCCGGATTGCTGGAATCGCATTGGCGCCTGCTGGAGAAAGAAGGCGTTGACCTTGAACCGATTAAACGTTCTTCGGAGAAGTTTCTTCAGATGTGGGAGTACTTCCTTGAGAAGAAAGGCGCGTTCTAG
- a CDS encoding Do family serine endopeptidase, which yields MKNVTGVIVAALTGAIVSVGTYTYLEKKNGTIVEQVYTAPVQRVSYPMEAPEGSVNFVEAANNSIHSVVHIKTKVVRSGVSSANPFYQFFFDRGMQPEAQQGSGSGVIISGDGYILTNNHVVNNADEVEVVLDDQRSYRAEVLGTDPNTDLALLKIDEEGLAYIPYGNSENVQVGEWVLAVGNPFNLNSTVTAGIVSAKGRNINILREELAIESFIQTDAAVNPGNSGGALVNTRGELIGINTAIASTTGSYAGYSFAVPVNIARKVVDDILEFGTVQRAFIGVSIRDLNGKLASEKGLSVSEGAYVNGLSKDGAAHDAGIREGDIIVAVNGVKVKNVPELQEKIGEYRPGDVAQITVLRDDELRKFDVELRNRNGDTELISKEADLMVQLGADLQPLNSEQLTKLGLRSGLQVRNLSSGKLKGAGIKEGFIITRVDRKPVQSSTDVMSALSKKDGGVLIEGVYPNGLTAYYGFGM from the coding sequence ATGAAAAACGTAACAGGAGTGATAGTGGCGGCCCTTACAGGAGCAATTGTTTCGGTAGGAACCTACACGTATTTAGAAAAGAAGAACGGAACAATCGTTGAGCAGGTTTACACGGCTCCGGTTCAGCGGGTCAGCTACCCGATGGAGGCACCAGAAGGCAGTGTCAATTTTGTGGAAGCGGCCAACAATTCCATTCATTCGGTGGTGCACATCAAAACAAAAGTGGTCAGAAGTGGAGTTTCCAGCGCCAACCCATTTTACCAGTTCTTTTTCGACCGCGGAATGCAGCCTGAAGCGCAGCAGGGTAGTGGTTCAGGTGTGATCATTTCGGGCGATGGATACATTTTGACGAATAACCACGTGGTGAACAATGCCGATGAGGTGGAGGTTGTGCTTGACGACCAGCGAAGCTACAGGGCAGAAGTGCTTGGCACTGACCCAAACACCGACCTTGCATTGCTTAAAATCGATGAGGAAGGTTTGGCTTACATTCCGTACGGCAATTCGGAAAACGTGCAAGTGGGCGAGTGGGTATTGGCAGTTGGAAATCCCTTCAATTTGAACTCAACCGTTACAGCTGGAATTGTTAGTGCCAAAGGCAGAAACATCAATATTCTTAGAGAAGAATTAGCCATAGAAAGCTTCATTCAGACCGATGCAGCCGTCAATCCAGGTAACAGTGGTGGAGCCTTGGTCAACACACGTGGAGAGCTCATTGGAATCAACACAGCTATTGCATCAACAACTGGTAGTTATGCTGGTTATTCGTTCGCAGTACCTGTAAATATTGCCCGAAAAGTGGTGGATGATATTCTCGAATTCGGAACGGTGCAACGGGCCTTCATTGGCGTAAGTATCCGTGATCTGAATGGAAAACTAGCGTCTGAAAAAGGTCTAAGTGTGTCAGAAGGCGCTTACGTCAACGGATTATCTAAAGATGGCGCGGCTCATGATGCTGGAATCAGGGAAGGGGACATTATTGTGGCCGTGAATGGAGTGAAAGTGAAGAATGTGCCTGAACTTCAGGAGAAAATCGGGGAATATCGTCCTGGCGATGTGGCCCAGATCACGGTGCTGAGGGATGATGAACTGCGCAAATTCGATGTGGAGCTTCGCAACAGAAATGGCGATACAGAATTGATCTCTAAAGAAGCTGACCTGATGGTTCAGCTTGGAGCCGATCTACAACCGCTCAATTCAGAGCAATTGACCAAACTCGGTCTTCGTAGCGGATTGCAAGTGCGGAACCTCAGCAGCGGGAAACTGAAAGGAGCAGGCATTAAGGAAGGATTCATCATTACAAGAGTGGATAGAAAACCAGTGCAATCATCAACAGATGTGATGAGTGCATTGAGCAAGAAAGACGGTGGGGTATTAATTGAGGGAGTGTACCCCAACGGATTGACCGCCTATTACGGGTTTGGTATGTAG
- the dapF gene encoding diaminopimelate epimerase yields MLIPFSKYHGTGNDFVMIDNRELGLELSQTQIAQLCNRRFGIGADGLILLEVEERIVRMVYFNSDGAPSSMCGNGGRCFVDFAQNLNVLRDSGSFMAVDGLHDFKMEHELVSLKMGDVSSIEAIGDAVYLDTGSPHYVTMVDEVLDIDLISDARKVRYNDRFAEKGTNVNFVEMMDGTAHIRTYERGVEDETLSCGTGATACAIAMHHLGNVSETDVPIKVLGGKLSISFKLQANGSYTDIWLTGPSKHVFDGTIELHA; encoded by the coding sequence ATGTTAATCCCATTTAGCAAATACCACGGCACAGGCAACGACTTTGTGATGATAGACAATCGCGAACTCGGCCTAGAACTTTCACAAACTCAAATTGCGCAACTCTGCAATCGAAGATTCGGAATTGGTGCCGATGGCCTCATTCTACTTGAAGTTGAAGAACGGATAGTGCGCATGGTTTATTTCAACTCTGATGGCGCGCCAAGCAGCATGTGTGGAAATGGAGGCCGTTGCTTCGTGGATTTTGCCCAGAATCTGAATGTGCTTCGCGACAGCGGCTCTTTCATGGCAGTTGATGGTTTGCATGATTTCAAAATGGAGCATGAGCTCGTCAGTTTGAAAATGGGTGATGTTTCTTCAATTGAAGCAATCGGTGATGCGGTTTATCTTGACACCGGATCTCCGCATTACGTAACCATGGTTGATGAAGTGCTTGACATTGATCTGATTTCTGATGCACGAAAAGTGCGCTACAATGATCGCTTCGCGGAGAAAGGCACCAACGTCAATTTTGTGGAAATGATGGATGGAACGGCCCACATCCGAACTTACGAGCGTGGCGTAGAAGACGAAACGCTTTCGTGCGGAACTGGAGCCACAGCTTGTGCCATTGCTATGCATCATTTGGGCAACGTGTCTGAAACAGATGTTCCGATAAAAGTGTTGGGCGGAAAACTGAGCATTTCCTTCAAGCTGCAGGCCAATGGTTCGTACACCGACATTTGGCTTACTGGCCCAAGCAAGCACGTTTTTGACGGAACAATCGAATTGCACGCATGA
- a CDS encoding GNAT family N-acetyltransferase — translation MKYELLKGEKVTLREMRDDDLELIYDWENRSELWYLGDVHEPLTEAEISNFINHSSGDIYTDGQLRLMIDADNRTVGCIDLFEFDKFNLRAGVGILIAEPEDRKKGSAKEALDLITNYCFDVLNLRQLYCHITIDNKASLQLFITCGFEQSGTNRDWVKKGNAFIDAMFMQKLNG, via the coding sequence ATGAAATACGAACTTTTAAAAGGTGAAAAAGTGACCTTGCGCGAAATGCGCGATGACGACCTTGAGCTCATATACGATTGGGAAAACCGTTCGGAATTATGGTATTTGGGCGATGTGCACGAACCGCTGACCGAAGCTGAAATCTCCAATTTCATCAATCATTCCTCAGGAGATATTTATACAGACGGTCAGCTGCGATTGATGATTGACGCTGATAATCGAACTGTAGGTTGCATCGATCTATTCGAGTTCGATAAATTCAACCTTCGAGCTGGCGTGGGCATTCTTATTGCAGAACCTGAAGACCGAAAAAAAGGCAGCGCAAAAGAAGCGCTCGATCTTATAACGAATTACTGCTTTGATGTGCTGAATCTGAGGCAATTGTACTGCCACATAACCATTGACAACAAGGCAAGTTTGCAGTTATTCATAACGTGTGGATTTGAACAATCGGGCACCAATCGCGATTGGGTAAAAAAGGGAAATGCATTTATTGACGCAATGTTTATGCAGAAGCTAAATGGCTAA
- the mltG gene encoding endolytic transglycosylase MltG yields MAKKKSSKKSGSWKKPLAIVVVILMCLGGASAWEMYSIIYGSNVGLSTDKVYFYIPTGSKFQDVSNALVEQGFIESQATFDWVSEQKKYKLNVRAGCYRLKNGMSNNELVNMLRAGLQEPVMVTFNNVRFKEDLAGKVGKFIEADSTQIINLLNSNSFVSKYGFNTTTFLTIFLPNTYEFWWNTSAEQFLERMTSEYKKFWTAERKQKAKNLGLSQSEVSILASIVQKETNKNDEKPTVAGVYLNRLRKGMLLQADPTLVYANRDFEARRVLNSHKAIDSPYNTYKYKGLPPGPICLPSIESIDAVLNAKSHSYLYFCAKADNSGYHSFATTYSQHLQNAREFQRELNRRKVYR; encoded by the coding sequence ATGGCTAAGAAAAAGAGTTCTAAAAAAAGCGGTTCTTGGAAAAAACCTCTTGCCATCGTTGTGGTTATTCTGATGTGTCTTGGAGGTGCTTCAGCGTGGGAAATGTATTCCATCATTTATGGCTCTAATGTGGGTCTTAGCACGGATAAGGTGTATTTCTACATTCCCACTGGCTCAAAGTTTCAGGATGTTTCAAACGCGTTGGTCGAGCAGGGATTCATAGAAAGCCAAGCCACATTTGATTGGGTCTCAGAACAGAAAAAATACAAGCTCAACGTGAGAGCAGGTTGTTATCGACTAAAGAATGGAATGAGCAATAACGAACTGGTCAATATGTTGCGAGCAGGATTGCAAGAACCTGTGATGGTCACATTCAATAATGTGCGTTTTAAGGAAGATCTGGCCGGAAAGGTGGGTAAGTTCATTGAAGCCGACAGCACGCAGATCATCAACCTACTGAATAGCAATTCGTTCGTTTCCAAGTACGGTTTCAACACCACCACTTTCCTCACTATTTTCCTTCCAAACACCTACGAATTCTGGTGGAACACTTCCGCAGAGCAATTTCTAGAACGAATGACTTCCGAGTACAAGAAATTCTGGACAGCTGAACGGAAACAAAAAGCGAAAAACCTCGGATTGAGTCAATCTGAAGTGAGCATTTTGGCTTCGATCGTTCAAAAAGAAACCAACAAGAACGATGAGAAACCGACCGTTGCAGGCGTTTATCTCAACCGTTTGAGAAAAGGCATGTTGCTTCAGGCCGACCCGACTCTCGTTTACGCAAACCGCGATTTTGAAGCAAGACGTGTACTCAATAGCCACAAAGCGATTGACTCGCCTTACAACACCTACAAATACAAAGGGTTACCGCCCGGCCCGATTTGCCTACCGAGTATTGAAAGCATTGATGCGGTGCTCAACGCCAAATCGCACAGCTATCTTTATTTCTGCGCCAAGGCAGATAATTCCGGTTACCATTCGTTTGCCACAACCTACTCTCAGCATCTTCAGAATGCACGCGAGTTTCAGCGCGAACTGAACAGAAGAAAGGTTTACAGGTAG
- a CDS encoding phosphoglucomutase/phosphomannomutase family protein: MALPIKFGTDGWRAMIAKEFTVENVARVAQGTATWVISQSLPKVAVVGHDCRFGGPLFAETTAKVFLQNGFEVHVAEGPVTTPMVSLGAKELKTGIGVIITASHNPPADNGYKLKGNHGGPLLEADVKAVEKLIPDSIDFELDAIDLDSYRESGKLKTAELEDMYVQKVEANFDLDAIRNSKMEFAYDAMYGSGQFVMRRLFPDITLLHCEHNPLFDGISPEPILKNLGEFADVIKVSGDIDCGLATDGDADRIALFDGEGNYVDSHHILLLLIHYLHKVKGWNGKVGTGFSSTVKINQLCEKYGLELEVVKIGFKHLCGIMIKEDVLVGGEESGGIAVKGHIPERDGIWNGLILWEFMAKSGKSLRQLIQEIDDLVGEFAFERNDLRIAQSLKEEIVANCEAGRYDHFGPYKVQRIDDMDGWKYWLSDSEWVMIRPSGTEPVLRTYAEAKTREDALAILEACRVQIGA; the protein is encoded by the coding sequence ATGGCACTCCCAATTAAATTCGGAACGGACGGTTGGCGCGCAATGATCGCCAAGGAATTCACGGTAGAAAACGTGGCACGCGTAGCGCAAGGAACGGCCACTTGGGTTATTTCGCAAAGCTTGCCAAAGGTGGCCGTTGTAGGACACGATTGCCGTTTTGGCGGACCGCTTTTTGCCGAAACCACGGCTAAGGTTTTCCTTCAGAATGGATTTGAGGTTCATGTGGCTGAAGGTCCCGTAACCACTCCAATGGTTTCGTTGGGAGCCAAAGAATTGAAAACGGGAATTGGAGTTATCATAACTGCAAGTCACAACCCGCCTGCCGATAACGGCTACAAATTGAAGGGAAACCATGGTGGACCGCTGCTAGAAGCTGACGTGAAAGCTGTGGAGAAACTTATTCCTGACAGCATAGATTTCGAATTGGATGCCATCGATTTGGACAGTTATCGTGAAAGCGGTAAACTGAAAACGGCTGAACTGGAGGATATGTACGTTCAGAAGGTTGAAGCCAATTTTGATCTGGATGCCATCCGCAATTCAAAGATGGAATTCGCCTATGATGCAATGTACGGTTCAGGGCAATTTGTGATGCGGAGATTATTTCCAGACATCACGTTACTGCACTGCGAGCACAATCCGTTGTTCGATGGCATTTCGCCAGAACCGATTTTGAAAAACCTGGGTGAGTTTGCCGATGTGATCAAAGTTTCGGGCGACATCGATTGCGGTCTGGCAACTGATGGCGATGCTGACCGAATTGCACTTTTTGATGGCGAAGGGAATTACGTGGATAGTCACCACATTCTGCTACTTCTCATTCATTATCTGCATAAAGTGAAAGGTTGGAATGGAAAGGTCGGAACGGGTTTTTCATCCACCGTAAAGATCAATCAGCTTTGCGAGAAGTACGGATTGGAATTGGAAGTGGTGAAGATCGGTTTCAAGCATTTGTGCGGAATCATGATCAAGGAAGATGTGCTTGTTGGCGGTGAAGAAAGTGGCGGCATTGCTGTAAAAGGTCATATTCCTGAACGAGATGGCATTTGGAACGGACTGATTCTTTGGGAATTCATGGCGAAGTCTGGAAAAAGCCTTCGTCAGCTTATTCAAGAAATCGATGATCTTGTCGGTGAATTCGCCTTTGAGCGTAACGATCTGCGCATAGCACAATCGCTGAAAGAAGAAATTGTAGCCAATTGCGAAGCGGGCAGATACGACCATTTCGGACCTTACAAAGTTCAGCGGATTGACGACATGGATGGTTGGAAATATTGGCTCAGCGATTCAGAATGGGTAATGATCCGCCCGTCTGGAACCGAACCTGTGCTGAGAACTTATGCCGAAGCGAAAACGAGAGAAGATGCCTTAGCTATTCTTGAGGCTTGCCGTGTTCAGATCGGGGCGTGA